A stretch of DNA from Triticum dicoccoides isolate Atlit2015 ecotype Zavitan chromosome 2A, WEW_v2.0, whole genome shotgun sequence:
AATTCAACCCGCGGTCCTTTTTAAAGTGGAAAAAACGTTTCGACCCAGATCCAGCCCGCCGAGGCCCGAGTGCCGCCGCTCCCGTACGCCACCACCACCAGCGCCCGCAGAGCGCCCGACCCTCCTCCTCCCCGGCCTCCCTCGCGCATCGTACGGCAATCGGCGCCGGCGACTCCCAGGTCACGCCGccgctccccttccttctctctctctctctctaatctccTTTTCTCTCCTTCTCTCCAGGAGCTCAGCGCCAGCGCCAATGCCCAGTCCTCGAGCTCACCCTGGAGGTTCGAACGCCGCCACGGGACCTCCACCTGCCAGATCCGGCGCCTCCCTCCCGGACCCGCGCGCCCTCCACCTCCTCTACCCGATCCGGCGCCGCCCAATCCGCCGCGACCTCCACCATGGCGCCCGTCGAGATCCTGCGCATCCTCTCCGTCGACGCGCCGTCGTCGCATGAGGACTTGGACGCCTGGCTCGCTGACACCTCCCCCAAATCCTACAGGAGGTTCAGGTACAACATCTACTTGATTAATTTCTGAATTCCACTTCTTTTTTGTGCATGTATATGCAATTGAGGGAGACTCTTATTGATGATCTTGTGTGCCAATCTTACATGGATAGTTTGAATGTGTGATACGTTGTGTGATCCAGCGACAAAATTCAGTTAGTGCTGCTATGTATCAGTCAAGGGAATGGTATGGAGAAGAGAGAATGAGGACAATACAAAGTGAGTGGGAGAGCGTGAGTGATTAATGAATGGGTATAGGCTTTGTACTATGACACACAGTACATTGTACAAATAAGGAAGTGGGTAGTGTGCTACCTTTGTTGTGAAAAGGGAAGATTTCTTTCCTGACTCATGTAGTACCAGTACTGGTGGATCGATGATCTAAGGATCATATGAATGATTAATGGAGGATAACATAGTATTGTTGTAGAGGTGTCGACAACTGCAGTATTTGAATCTAAACATGTGATACATGAAAGAGCTATTTTGAGTTAGATTATTATTTGGTTTTGGGTATAGAGTAATTATTTCGGTACATGGCTTATGTCTCAGTATGTACTATGTAGCTTAGTCCCAGCAAAAGTGTGAAACCTTGTGTATTTGTTCTGCAATCCTGGTAATGATTTTTTGCAGATGTAATAATGCAGGTGAATTTGGGCTTGCCGAAATATAGGAGTGTGTTGTGTGCTGCAGCAGGTTTGGATGCGGCAATCAAGACCATGGCTCGGCTTGGGGAGCATCAAGCATCGACTGATGTGAGGAGGCCAAGGTGAGCTTCTCCGGTCCAATCCCAATCTGATTCAGGAGAGCATATTCTTAAGGTTGTCATTGCACTTTCTGGATAGGTTAAACTATTGATAAGTTCAAATTCTGACTAGGACAACAAAGCCTCATGGGCCAGAGTATTCAGGAGGACATCAATCCATCCAAACCCATGGTGTTTGAGGCAGCTTGAAAGAAGGTTTGCTGCAGGGAAGAGATAGAAAGAGCGAAATAGAGAAGGCAGGGGCGTGATCTGTTGTAGGTATGAAGTGAAGTAATCCTTCCATTCCTGTTGTTTGTTTTCGCAACTCTGTTTTGCACAACTCTGTTTGCAGTGCGTGCAGTAACTGATCGATTGCGTTTTGAGGGTTTTAGGTGTTGAATATGACCGGACCATTAAAATAAAAGTTGTATATATCTTTTCAAGACCTTTCGAACGAATATTTATTTGCAATTTTTCGTCAGATTTCCTAGGAGATATGCCTATCTGAAGTTACTATTAGTCTTCGTCAGACTGCAGTTTCAGTCATGACTTCCTATTTTGCGCGGCGTTTTAAAGTAACTTCAAGGCTGAATCTGTCCATGGGTCTATGGATGTATTTTCAGTATTTGGTTTGAAATTTCCAAGGATAATTTATTCTGAAATTTTCGCTGAGTATAGTGAAAGATACAACCTTCTGAATGCTGTTATCCATTGCGAGTTCTGTTCTGAACTTCTGACAGTTACTGTTTTCTGTATTGAGAGGTTGTTTTCTGTATAGAGGAATTTTGCTATGGGACTGCACTTACTTGCCCCCTTGATTTTTCAGTGTACTAGGCAAAAAATATTGTACTGAATGATCTGCACTAATGTGAATCCCTGAAAGTAGATTGCAGTTAGAATTAGAAACCATTTTTTGGTTTGTTTCCTGAAATTAATAGCTGTTGTGAATTGTACAGGGTTCGTTGTTCCCATTTCTTATAGTTTGTAATTGTATTCCTACAGTCTAAGAAGACCGTCGCATGGATTGATTGGTTGGGAGGAGAACCGCAACAAGATATGCTGCTGAAAAATCAACATGGAGTTtgagtcaggttgatgcagtgcATTAACCTCGGCTGATCTATCTTGTTCTGAATTCCACTGGTGGTAACTTCACTCGTAAGTTTTTGCTGCTCAGGTCTTTGACTTTTTTTTGCTGCTCAGATATTAGACTTGCGATTGAAGAACCTGCTGAAGTATTGAGTGGGCTACTTGTAGCGGAAGACGCAGCAAGCGATTGAACCCCCACACTCGTAGCGTTGGACCGATCAATGAGTAGTTATGTAGGTTCTTGGTACACTTGCTGCACCTACTGAAGCGTACAATGGATAACGACGATCCATTTGCAGCGACGGGTGCACATCGTCGGTGGTCGCATGGACAACTCCGGCGATTGCCGCGGTGATACCATGCAGAGAGGTGTTATGAAGATCGTAGACTGTATGAAGGAGGCGTACATGACTAGCTGACTCCTTTTTCCGGTGGCTGTTCAGGTTTGATCGGATCAGGGTCAGCAGATCGGCGGCGGCATCCCACAGGATAACTCGACGGGTGTGGCCATCACAACGACATCACGGTATCGTTGGCCAACCTGTTACATTATTAAAATCAGGTATGTCCCACAATCTTTTGCTGTGTCTGATCTGCATGCTGACGAACGGTGAATGATACCATGACCAGGCGAGGAAGAGCGCGCCAATGGATTTTCCTACCCAGGACTTTGTACTGTACTAATATTCAGAAAAATGTTTGTTTGTATCTCTTTCAGGTCCGTGCTAGCTATGTGCAAAAGGATGAtgcccatatggactaaatttctcTCTTTTGTAGGTTAAAAAAATGGTCTTCTATGGGTTACAAACCAATGCTTGCTTGCGTACACTCTGGTGCTCCAGTTAAAGATGAAAAGTTATAATGTAATGTGATGAGTAACCATCAGTTGGTGAATAGATTCTCTTATGAATACTACTATATCTCTCTCATCTCTTATATTGAGTGAACGAACAAAGTGTACAAATGAAGTCACGGTGAGCTGAGCAGAGCAGCTGGTGATCAGATGATTTCGGGTCCCTGCTAGCTATTTCTGATTTTGAAGCTATTCCTCTAGGACAAATGATTACACTACATTACAAGTTGAAAAAGTGTGCAAAGTGGAAGTTAATACTAAAGCGAATTGCTCTTTTTGATCAGCCAACAAATTTCAGTCATAATATGTGCCATTCAAGTGGAAACACAAACTAGGACGTGCAAGatttgtttctcccgttgcaacgcacgggccttttttgCTAGTATTTAAAAGAGAGAGCAATGCATCTATGAGACGACTGGGTGTACATGAACTATAAATCTGGCTAGCTTTTGTACGTGCATATCGCCCTCTTTTGATGATTATTTCTCTTAAATCAATGTATAAAACTTCAATCTATTTGCATCATTGTATTCTCCGCGATAAACTCTACAAATAGAGTCTAATGTTGATTATGTTCTTTCTTTCATAAATTTCTAGCAACACGTGGGACCCATACGTCATAGAGTAGCTCATTGCTAAAGCAATGCATGTGTCAACGCGGGTGACCGCCGAAACACACGCACGTGACCGTGACGACAGGCGCGCCAGCCAACACGTGGGACCCGTCGGACGCGCAACAGCAGCAGCACCTGCCGCCTACGAAGCACCGATACGGCAGATTTCTGTGTATCGCCGTTCCGTACGCCATCGATACTCCGATACGCCGGATACGGCTTAGATACAGTATCCCAGAAGTATCCCCTTTTTtgatttaaaaaaaaagaaaaaaatgccgaTACAGCTGTGAAACGCGTGAGACACGGCTGGGACACGCCGATGCAGCCCCGAGCGAGCCCAATAGCCCATGATGGGTCGACTAAACCTAGCTCTCTCTCTCGCACGGTCGCACCCTGTCGTCACCACTCACTAGGAAGGGATCGAGggcggcgccgccgcccccgccacatcCATCAGttgctctccgccgccgccgccgccgccgcctggagtggctcgccgtcgccgccgccgtcgccgcctggaGTGGCTCGCCCCAGCCCCTTCCTGGAATCCCATCTCTGCCTCTCTTCTGCTCTTCTCCGCCGGCGACACAAGGTAAACACCCGAGCCCCAATGTGTTGTACTGATGTATGGTTGATCCATTGATGTATGCTTGGGGCTTGTCTATGCTGGCTTTATGTATCGTTGATCCATTTATGTAGGCAGAAATAGCACTCTCATAGTCATAGGCTCATAGCTCATAGATGTATACTCTAGTAATAGTTTGATCTGTTCCTGCTAGCTAATGTTGGATAAAATTGCTTGTTGATGTTGCTAGCTTGCTGCTTATTGATGTTTGTGGGGTAAAATTACTTGCTGATGTTGCTATTGCCTCCTGTTGCCAGGGAAGAAGATACAAGTATACACCATGTCATCTGCGGGCAGTAGCATGGCAGCAAGCCAATCTTCAGTCGGTGGTACTGCGAGCAACAACATTGAGGTTGATGGTGCAGGGGAAGAGGTTGAGAATGGTGTTGTCAATCCGAAATACCCATTCTGGAAGCATGCTACAAAACTAGCAAGAGACCCATCAAGTCGAGGAGGCAACACACGTTTCCGTTGCCACTTCTGTATGAATGATTTCCCAGGCAGCTATACAAGAATAAGAGCGCATCTTCTTAAGATATTAAATGTAGGCATAAACTCTTGTACCAAGATAACACAACCTCTCTTTGAGGAACTTCGCAAGGAAGATAAGGCAACTGCTCTACTTATTTCACATAGTAAAACTAGGAACACAGTTCCTCTACCACCCTTTGAGGAATCTGGTTCATTGGCATCATCAAGGAAAAGAAAGGCAACAGGAAAGCAATCTGGGATTTCAGAAAGTTTTCATGCAGAGGTTCGACAACAAGCTGATGCTCTCATTGCAAGAATGTTCATCACCGGAGGTATGAAACTTTGCATTACAATGTCAATTATTGTTGTCTTTTTTTAAGCATAGTTGTTTACTAGTTATTTTGTCTATAGGGGTTCCCTTCAATCTAGCAAGAAATCCTTACTATTGGGAGTCCTACAATTTTATCGCAAAAAATGAAATGGGTGGCTATGTGCCTCCTGGATATAACGCATTGAGCACAACCTGTCTTGCAAAAGAGAAGAAACATGTTGGGAGGATGCTAGAGCCCCTCAAGTCCACATGGCCGCTCAAAGGAGTGACTATTGCGACTGATGGGTGGGCTGACCCTCAAAGGAGACCaattttgaacttcatggctgTGACAGAGAGTGGTCCAATGTTTCTAAAGGCGGTCAACACTGAAGGGGAGGTAAAAACCTAGATTAACTCGTTTTTTGTCTCTTTTTTTATAAATTACTTGCTGATTGTTCATTGTCTTCAATGGTAGACCAAATCTAAGCAATTTGTATTTGAGAGGATGAAGGAAGTGGTTGAGGAGATTGGATCCGAGAATGTGGTCCAAGTGATCACGGACAATGCATCCAATGTCAAAGGTGCTGGATTGATGATCCAAGCAAAGTACACCAATATTTACTGGACTCCTTGCATTGTGCACTGCCTCAATCTTGTGTTGAAGGAGATATGTgatccaaagatgcatgatgaagactttgaagttcTTAACTTTATAAAAGAGGTTTCCGAACtagctctctttgtcaagaacttCATAATGACCCATGGCATGAGGTTGTCAATGTTGAATGAGTTTAGCAAACTTAAGTTTCTTCACATAGCATAAACCAGATTTGCAAGTGTTGTCATCATGTTGAAGAGGTTTCTTTTAATCAAGGATGCACTCACACTAATGGTGGTTCATGCAAATTGGGCTAATTATAGAGAGGATGATCCTCCTACAGCTCAAAGGGTGAAGGAACTTATTTTGAGTGATGTGTGGTGGGATAAAATTGCATACATTGTCTCTTTCACCTCACCCATATATGCAATGATAAGGCTGACCGACACGGACAAACCATCTCTCCATTTGATATATGAGATGTGGGACGACATGATGGAGAAGGTGAGTGATTCTTTTAGCTTTCTTCATCTTCATTTGGGAATTATTGATGTGTATTGCTTGCTGATTTTAATTGTCGCCATGTTCATAGGTGAGAGTTCCTATTTATCGTTATGAAAagaaggagctcaatgaagattgtGCTCTCTATATCGTTATCAAGAAAAAACTTCTAAAACGTTGGAAGAAGAGTAGTACCCCCCTCCATTGTTTGGCTCACTCGTTGAATCCGAGGTTTGCTCTTTATATATGTTTGTCATTTGACAATCTCAAGTTCTCAACTTTAAAAGGTTTGCTGATTTTATGTTGTCATGTTAATAGGTACTACAGTCCAAATTGGGTTGGGGCAGTCCGTGGCCGTGTTACCCCCCTTGATGATAATGAGATTTTTCAAATGAGAAACCAGTGTTTGCAGAAGTTATTTCCAGATCCAAATGACCACAAGACCGTCAAGAAAGAATTTGCGGATTTTGCTCTAATGATGAATGATTTCCAGAATGCAGATTCAATTGAAGATAGAGATGATTTTGAACCAAAGCAATGGTGGGGCACTCATGGAGGAAGCACAAAGTTCTTGAAAAGTTTGGCATTGAAGTTACTTGGTCAGCCTTCATCTTCGTCTTGTTGTGAAAGGAATTGGAGTTCATATTCCTTCATCcatagttccgagagaaacaagctCACTCCTGAACGTGCTGAGGATTTAGTGTTCTCACATAACAACTTGCGTTTGCTTTCAAGACAATCTGAGGCTTATCATGCTGGGCCAAGCCGGATGTGGGATGTGGGTGGAGATGGGGTTGAGAGCTTCACTGATGTTGGCATCCTTGAAGGTGCTAACCTGACACTTGATGAACCTGAATTGGAGGCTGAGATCATGAATGCTCTCACTTGAGTTCCTGTTGTTATGTTGTAATGTATTTTCGACTATGGGTCTATGGTCACATGGCCTTGTATCTTCCTGTTCCTGTTGTTATGTTGTAATGTACTATTTGACTGTGGATTCCTTTTTATCATGTCAACTTAGTGAACTTTTGCATTATTTTGCTATGGTCATTGAGAATTTAGAACTGAAACTTGCTGGAATTTGTTGGAGGCTGAGATCAAGGAAGTTTATATTAATTTCATCATTTGGTATGCTACTGCCCCAAGCCAACTTGTTTACAACTTCACTTTTCATGCTTATCTATTTCATATTATCAAGTCTAATATCATGTGATGTATTTTCTATTTTGCAATCACCATGAGGAGTTGAGGGCCTGGATGATCATTCAAGAGTGAAAAGAGAGGAGGCATGGAAACAATCAGGCAACCAATAGGCGGTATTTTGATCCCATCTCACACATTTTATTATGTGTGTTTTAATTACATGTCATTTTATTATAGTTTATATATGCTTGCCGTATAGCCGTATTGTTGTTTTTAGAAAGTGCCGTATCCCGTATCGCCATACCGGTATCGCCGTATCAGTGTCGCCGTATCGGTGCTTCGTAGCCTGCCGCCAGCGGGCGTGGCGGCAGCAGCACGTGTCCCGAGCTGCCGCCTCGCGTAGTGGCGGCAGGGCCCACCTCCTGTCTCCCGTTCCGATCCAGCTCCCGCTCGGCATAACTAATCCAATGCATAGAGTAGCTCATTGCTAAACCAATGCATGTGTCAATATGCATTGCTAAACCAAtccggcggcaggtgccacgtgtcggctgGCGCGCCTATCATCACGGTTGAGGGGGTCTTTTTTGTCAGTTTTATCTAGAGGAGGTCTTTACTGGCAATTTCATTGAGCAGGTGATCCTTTTCGACAAAAAATTGATTCTACCTCCGTTCCGGTTTAGACTACCCATAATAGAAGTAACATAGATAGTAGTAACATTACACATATCTAGGTTAAATAAATGATGTGGCATGCAATAAATAAAGAAAGAGATGAAAATAGTCACATAGCTAATTACTACTAGTAtgcgtaacatcacacatatcaaggcaagatgtgtatatagcctaataaatgaagtgttgtacATACTatgttactcccttcattccacaatgcagtgcttcctctatccacgtgcttcgactttgaccgtaaatttaactatcaagaccgattgcggcgggggcAAAAAttgtatcagtgaattcgtatttgaaataagttttcaattatattattttttctcccgtcgcagttggtctcgttggttaaatttatgatcaaagttaGATCTCAAGAAATGCGAgcgcactatattttgaaatggaggaagTATTTTTCATCATAGAGGTAGTAACATGAGAAGTGCAGGGCTGCATGCAGCGGCATATGAACGCACGGCATCAACGATGCATGGCCCTTCGCGATTCGCATCAGCATGGCATGCTAGTTAAAGTATAGGAAACGGTGGACTTCGGGATGACAACGTATATGCATATTAGATTGGAGCACGCTGGCAGTACGACCTGACAGTCTGACATCAAGGAAGAACACTCTGCAAATGGCAGTACAAGGCTGTTGCCTGAAGCACTGTGTAACGTAACCTTTTCTTCCTATTTAAATACCATGCACCAATAAGACAGAGTGCACACTCGCACACGTTGTACAGCAGGCGGGCAGCAATGAAGCAGAGGGAAGGCCGAACGTGAAGATAGACGACGTGGAGTTCTGTGGGACAGCTTTTCCCCTTTCCCCTGCTACAGTGACTGCCGGATGGCGAATTTGGCGATTCTGCCGATCTACTCTCcaatcctcatcatcttcttccctgATCCCTGATTCCAACATCCACCTTCCTTTCCTTTATCTTTCTGGTCGCGCAGATCCACTACCGTGTCCTGATCCATCCCCAACTCCTTTCCCCTTCGTTTCTTCGATCCTTCCGGTGATTCTTCCAATTTGCCGGTTCGGCGACTTCCTACGCGGCTTCTGGACACCTCCTTGCGAATGGAGACTGGCTATGTTGGTGTGGATTTGGTGGAGTTGGAGAGGTGGAAGGCACGGGCGTCGCAATTCGTCCACAGCTCGCAGAATCCAGCGCGAAGCTTCAGGCTTTTGCGGGACAAGGTGGTGTCCTTGTTCGGGTTGGGGGACTTGCGGCTGCCAATCAAGCAGGATCGACGAAAACCATATCCTTGTTCCCTGACACCAGTGGCATCAGATGTGCATGCTTGTGTGCGGGAAGATACGATTGAGGTGCAGCGACCCTGTTGTATTGCTCCTGTTGTATGTGTTGCCGGCGGCGTTGACGGCGCTGATGACTATTCCATTGGTACGCTGGTTTTGCGACCTTGGCCGCCTGGTGACCTCAACCACCAGCCCCAGTGGATTGGGCGACGCAGTGGGCGTGACGGCGATGCACTTCCATGGAGTGGTCAAATCCTTGGAAATTACAGAAAGCTTGTCTTCTTTGATGGAAGTTTTATCCCTGCTGTTTTTCTTTCTATTCGACCTGTTGCTATCTGCGTGATACGGGATGCCCTTTTTGTGAAAAGGCTTCATGGGAATTTAACCCAGGAAGGCAAGATAAAGAAATGTATCACAAGGAGGGTTAAAATGAGGACATTTGCTATTGTTGTGATGCCATTGAACAATGAAGTATCAACCTTCAAGGATGGCAGTGGACAGATTATTCTTGTCAGCTGGTGTGTTGTCTGTAGTATGTTTAACCATGGTACAGGAAGGGGGAGTCCACCCTTTGCTAAAAAGAAGAAAATTAAAGGGGCTAATGGTACAGTAGTGGATTACTCTGTTGCTGAACAAATTGATGCGAGATCGGCGGCACCTCTTGACGGTGACCGCCAGGCACAATGAATATTATGTGTTTGAACTGTCGGGGTTGTGGGCGGCCCGAGACAGTTCGTGAAATTAGTGACCTCGTTAGGTTGCAACGCCCGGGTCTGCTCTTTCTTTCGGAGACCAAGTTGACTGAGAAGAGAGCTCAAGATCTTAGACGGAGATTTGGCTTCAGTAATGCTTTTGGAGTTAAGGCCATTGGATTAAGCGGAGGATTGTGCCTTTATTGGAATAATGATTCTAAGGTGTCACTGAAATCATACAGTAATTCACATATAGATGTTATGGTACAAAATGACAATGTTGGTGATGGGGATTGGAGGTTTACTGGATTCTATGGCGATCCAGTGAGATCTAAGAGGAAAAGATGCTGGGATTTATTGAAGTTCATGAGAAAGGAATTTGATAATGCGTGGATCTGTGCAGGTGACTTCAATGAGGTCCTGCATGCATCGGAACAAATAGGAGGCAATGAAAGACAGGAGTGGAAGATGGAGGCCTTTAGAGATACAGTTGAATACTGCAGATTTGATGACTTGGGTTACTATGGGACACCTTATACATGGGATAACCGACATCATGGTGATAGAAATATAAAAGTCAGACTTGACAGAGTGTTGGGAGATGATAAATTTACAGAGTATTTTGATAATACTTCTGTGAATCATGTGCAATGTGGCGAATCTGATCATTGTGCTTTGTTAATTTCTGTAAGAAAATCGGAATGGATTGAAGAGAACCAAGGAGGACGACCTTTTTACTTCGAGAATGCATGGACTAGGCATGATCGGTATACTCATATAGTGGAAGATGCCTGGCAAGGGGGTGCGAATAATATGGAGGACATCTACCATGCTCTAGGTGCAGTTCGAGAGAAGCTGGAAAACTGGAACAGGACTGAATTTGGTTctgtaaagaagcaactaaagacTACGCGGGCTCGGCTAAATAATTTAAGGGAACGATCTCTTCGGTCTGGTCCAACTAAGGAGGAAAAGGATTTAATGAATAGGATTTCAGAATTGTTAGCAAGGGAAGAGGCGAATAGAGAAGCAACGTTCTAGAGCTCTTTGGCTTGCGGAGGGAGACCGCAACACTGGTTTCTTTCAAGCAAAAGCGAGAGAAAGATCCAGAACTAATAAAATAAAGTCTATTAGAAGAGAGGATGGATCAGTTGTGACCGCCCAGGCTGATTTGGAAGCTGAGGCAATCAACTTTTATAAGAATCTTTTTACAGCCCAAGTTGAAACTGATCCGAGCTTGGTGACTAATTGGGTGCAACAGAAGGTTGATGATGCAATGAATATCAAGTTGTGTGAGCCAATTACAGATTATGAAATTGAGCAGGCCTTATTCATGATGCATCCGGACAGATCTTCGGGGCCGGATGGTTTCACAGCTGGTTTTTATATTCGTCACTGGAATTTATTGAAAGGTACGGTCTGTTCAGCGGTAAGGAATTTTCTGGAGGGAGGTACTATGCCTGATATTGTTAACTCGACTGTCTTAGTTCTCATACCGAAAGGTAAGAATCCGCAGGAATTTTCTCAGTACCGTCCAATCTCTCTGTGCAATGTGCCTTACAAAATTGCCTCGAAAGTACTAGCTCTAAGATTGAGACCTTTTCTTGAGGGGTTAATCTCGGAAGAACAAAGCGCGTTCGTTCCCGGCCGTCTCATTACGGACAATGTGTTACTAGCCTATGAATGCATCCATTATTTGAAGAggaaaagaggaaaagttgctgcatgTGCGGTAAAGTTGGACATGGCGAAATCCTATGATCGTGTGGAGTGGTCATATTTGAGAGCAATTATGGGTAAGTTGGGTTTTGCTGTACAATGGATCGATAGAGTTATGGCCTGTGTGGAGACTGTTTCTTTCTCTGTTAGAGTTAATGGCAACTATT
This window harbors:
- the LOC119357827 gene encoding uncharacterized protein LOC119357827, translating into MSSAGSSMAASQSSVGGTASNNIEVDGAGEEVENGVVNPKYPFWKHATKLARDPSSRGGNTRFRCHFCMNDFPGSYTRIRAHLLKILNVGINSCTKITQPLFEELRKEDKATALLISHSKTRNTVPLPPFEESGSLASSRKRKATGKQSGISESFHAEVRQQADALIARMFITGGVPFNLARNPYYWESYNFIAKNEMGGYVPPGYNALSTTCLAKEKKHVGRMLEPLKSTWPLKGVTIATDGWADPQRRPILNFMAVTESGPMFLKAVNTEGETKSKQFVFERMKEVVEEIGSENVVQVITDNASNVKGAGLMIQAKYTNIYWTPCIVHCLNLVLKEICDPKMHDEDFEVLNFIKEVSELALFVKNFIMTHGMRLSMLNEFSKLKFLHIA
- the LOC119357826 gene encoding basic proline-rich protein-like, yielding MPVELFAMCLCYWKKRFDPDPARRGPSAAAPVRHHHQRPQSARPSSSPASLAHRTAIGAGDSQELSASANAQSSSSPWRFERRHGTSTCQIRRLPPGPARPPPPLPDPAPPNPPRPPPWRPSRSCASSPSTRRRRMRTWTPGSLTPPPNPTGGSDVIMQVNLGLPKYRSVLCAAAGLDAAIKTMARLGEHQASTDVRRPRTTKPHGPEYSGGHQSIQTHGV